A window of the Eleutherodactylus coqui strain aEleCoq1 chromosome 8, aEleCoq1.hap1, whole genome shotgun sequence genome harbors these coding sequences:
- the LOC136578051 gene encoding olfactory receptor 13C9-like, protein MIWKNETILREFVLLGLSSDPKTQVALFILFTSVYTIILIGNFLIIVLVLTDANLHTPMYFFLSNLSFLDLCYSTSTLPRTLRDLLSINKVISYGECAAQMYISLSLGVSECVLLVIMAYDRYVAICYPLHYTTIMSKMVCVRLAVGTWMSGFLLSASLVTLTLKVDLCGHNKINHFLCEMLEILSLGCGNIILVELIIFIAGLIFLLTPVTFIVTSYVNIIVNILKIASSSGRRKAFSTCSSHMMVVVIFYGSAMASYMKPRSSSLPGTDKVIAVFYAIVTPMLNPMIYTLRNNDVKAAFIKLITKTESFLILSCL, encoded by the coding sequence atgattTGGAAAAATGAGACCATACTCAGAGAATTTGTTCTTCTTGGACTTTCCAGTGACCCAAAGACACAAGTTGCACTTTTCATTCTCTTTACATCAGTGTATACAATTATTTTGATTGGAAACTTTCTCATCATTGTTCTAGTCCTGACAGATGCCAACCTTCACACTCCTATGTATTTCTTCCTTTCCAACCTGTCTTTTCTGGATCTTTGTTACTCTACTTCTACTCTACCGAGAACGTTGAGGGATTTATTGTCAATAAATAAAGTCATCTCTTATGGTGAATGTGCAGCACAAATGTACATTTCCCTGTCTTTAGGAGTATCTGAATGTGTTCTGCTTGTAATTATGGCTTATGATCGTTATGTAGCTATATGTTATCCACTGCATTACACCACTATTATGAGTAAGATGGTCTGTGTTAGACTGGCAGTTGGTACATGGATGAGTGGATTCCTTCTGTCTGCTTCCCTTGTAACTCTTACACTTAAGGTTGACCTATGCGGACACAACAAAATAAATCACTTTTTATGTGAAATGCTAGAAAtattgtcactggggtgtggaaacattATACTTGTTGAATTAATTATTTTTATTGCTGGTTTAATTTTTCTcctgactcctgtaacatttattgtAACATCTTATGTTAATATCATTGTAAATATCTTAAAAATTGCATCATCATCTGGACGGAGGAAGGCTTTTTCCACATGCAGCTCTCATATGATGGTTGTGGTGATCTTTTATGGATCAGCGATGGCTTCCTACATGAAACCTAGATCGAGTTCCCTACCTGGCACTGATAAAGTGATTGCTGTATTTTATGCAATTGTCACACCGATGTTAAATCCCATGATTTATACCCTGAGAAACAATGATGTGAAAGCTGCATTTATAAAATTGATTacaaaaactgaaagctttctgaTACTATCATGTTTGTAA